The Vitis vinifera cultivar Pinot Noir 40024 chromosome 12, ASM3070453v1 genome has a segment encoding these proteins:
- the LOC100249876 gene encoding nucleobase-ascorbate transporter 1 isoform X2, with product MADITHLPMEQLQDLEYCIDSNPPWPETILLAFQNYILVLGTSVMIPSLLVPVMGGNDGDKIRVIQTLLFVAGINTLLQALFGTRLPAVVGGSFAYIIPIVYIISDSSLQRISEPHERFIHTMRAIQGALIVAASIQIILGYSQVWGLFSRFFSPLGMAPVVGLVGLGLFQRGFPALGNCVEIGIPMLLLVIGVSQYLKHVRPLRGTPIFERFPVLICVTIVWIYALILTASGAYRGRPIQTQISCRTDKANLISSAPWFKFPYPLQWGPPTFAAGHSFAMMSAVLVSMIESTGAYKAASRLAIATPPPAYVLSRGIGWQGIGILLDGLFGTCTGSTVSVENVGLLGLTRVGSRRVVQISAGFMIFFSMLGKFGAVFASIPFPIFAALYCVLFGLVASVGLSFLQFTNMNSMRNLIITGLSLFLGISVPQFFNEYWGRNRHGLVNTNAGWFNAFLNTIFSSPATIGLIVAVFLDNTLDVEKAKKDRGMPWWVKFRTFRGDNRNEEFYTLPFNLNRFFPPT from the exons ATGGCTGACATAACTCACCTTCCCATGGAGCAGCTCCAGGACCTTGAGTACTGCATAGACTCTAACCCTCCTTGGC CCGAAACAATTCTATTAGCATTTCAAAACTATATTTTAGTGTTGGGCACGAGCGTTATGATCCCTTCTTTGCTAGTTCCAGTAATGGGTGGAAACGAT GGGGACAAGATACGAGTTATACAAACTCTGCTCTTTGTAGCTGGCATTAACACACTTCTCCAAGCACTTTTTGGGACCAGGTTGCCCGCTGTAGTTGGAGGATCCTTTGCGTATATCATTCCCATAGTTTACATAATAAGCGATTCATCTCTACAACGAATTTCTGAACCTCATGAA AGATTTATACATACAATGCGAGCTATCCAAGGAGCTTTGATTGTTGCTGCAAGTATACAAATCATCTTGGGTTACAGCCAAGTTTGGGGTCTGTTTTCAAG GTTCTTTAGTCCTCTTGGGATGGCACCTGTGGTTGGATTGGTTGGTTTGGGATTGTTCCAACGAGGATTCCCTGCG tTGGGGAATTGTGTTGAAATTGGGATCCCGATGCTACTTTTGGTCATTGGAGTGTCACAA TATCTAAAGCATGTGAGGCCATTAAGGGGCACACCCATTTTTGAACGATTTCCAGTATTGATCTGTGTTACAATTGTATGGATCTATGCCCTCATCTTGACTGCTAGTGGTGCCTACCGAGGCAGGCCTATACAAACTCAAATCAGTTGTCGTACGGACAAAGCAAACCTCATATCCTCTGCTCCATG GTTTAAGTTTCCATATCCCCTGCAATGGGGTCCACCTACTTTTGCAGCGGGTCATTCGTTTGCTATGATGTCTGCAGTTCTTGTATCGATGATTGAG TCAACTGGGGCATATAAGGCAGCATCGCGGTTGGCAATTGCAACTCCACCTCCCGCTTATGTACTGAGCCGGGGTATTGGCTGGCAG GGGATTGGGATTTTGCTGGATGGTCTTTTTGGAACCTGCACTGGTTCCACTGTATCTGT GGAAAATGTGGGACTTCTAGGACTGACTCGAGTTGGAAGTCGTAGAGTTGTTCAGATTTCTGCTGGCTTCATGATATTCTTCTCCATGTTAG GCAAATTTGGAGCAGTTTTTGCTTCTATACCGTTTCCTATTTTTGCTGCATTATATTGTGTTCTTTTCGGCCTTGTGG CATCAGTTGGGCTGTCATTTCTTCAGTTCACAAACATGAACTCCATGAGAAATCTTATCATTACGGGGCTCTCCCTCTTCCTTGGGATATCTGTTCCTCAATTTTTTAACGAATATTGGGGTCGTAATCGCCATGGTCTTGTCAATACCAATGCTGGATGG TTCAATGCATTCTTGAATACCATATTCTCATCACCAGCAACGATAGGATTGATCGTTGCAGTGTTTCTGGATAACACATTAGATGTGGAAAAGGCGAAGAAAGACAGAGGGATGCCATGGTGGGTAAAGTTCAGAACATTTAGAGGAGATAACCGAAACGAAGAGTTCTACACTCTGCCATTCAATCTCAACAGGTTCTTTCCACCAACATAG
- the LOC100249876 gene encoding nucleobase-ascorbate transporter 1 isoform X1, giving the protein MQKSKPNIFWVPPTRLPRLKFHCYKCLIYFDHFFFLFLSRNHCSLDKCDHCILLNFGLEDLLGGTCYMGDKIRVIQTLLFVAGINTLLQALFGTRLPAVVGGSFAYIIPIVYIISDSSLQRISEPHERFIHTMRAIQGALIVAASIQIILGYSQVWGLFSRFFSPLGMAPVVGLVGLGLFQRGFPALGNCVEIGIPMLLLVIGVSQYLKHVRPLRGTPIFERFPVLICVTIVWIYALILTASGAYRGRPIQTQISCRTDKANLISSAPWFKFPYPLQWGPPTFAAGHSFAMMSAVLVSMIESTGAYKAASRLAIATPPPAYVLSRGIGWQGIGILLDGLFGTCTGSTVSVENVGLLGLTRVGSRRVVQISAGFMIFFSMLGKFGAVFASIPFPIFAALYCVLFGLVASVGLSFLQFTNMNSMRNLIITGLSLFLGISVPQFFNEYWGRNRHGLVNTNAGWFNAFLNTIFSSPATIGLIVAVFLDNTLDVEKAKKDRGMPWWVKFRTFRGDNRNEEFYTLPFNLNRFFPPT; this is encoded by the exons ATGCAAAAATCTAAACCCAATATTTTCTGGGTCCCACCTACAAGACTTCCTAGGTTGAAATTCCACTGTTACAAATGTTTGATTTACTTTGATCATTTCTTCTTCCTGTTCTTGTCCAGAAACCATTGTTCATTGGATAAGTGTGATCATTGTATATTGTTGAATTTTGGCCTAGAAGATCTTCTTGGTGGGACTTGTTATATG GGGGACAAGATACGAGTTATACAAACTCTGCTCTTTGTAGCTGGCATTAACACACTTCTCCAAGCACTTTTTGGGACCAGGTTGCCCGCTGTAGTTGGAGGATCCTTTGCGTATATCATTCCCATAGTTTACATAATAAGCGATTCATCTCTACAACGAATTTCTGAACCTCATGAA AGATTTATACATACAATGCGAGCTATCCAAGGAGCTTTGATTGTTGCTGCAAGTATACAAATCATCTTGGGTTACAGCCAAGTTTGGGGTCTGTTTTCAAG GTTCTTTAGTCCTCTTGGGATGGCACCTGTGGTTGGATTGGTTGGTTTGGGATTGTTCCAACGAGGATTCCCTGCG tTGGGGAATTGTGTTGAAATTGGGATCCCGATGCTACTTTTGGTCATTGGAGTGTCACAA TATCTAAAGCATGTGAGGCCATTAAGGGGCACACCCATTTTTGAACGATTTCCAGTATTGATCTGTGTTACAATTGTATGGATCTATGCCCTCATCTTGACTGCTAGTGGTGCCTACCGAGGCAGGCCTATACAAACTCAAATCAGTTGTCGTACGGACAAAGCAAACCTCATATCCTCTGCTCCATG GTTTAAGTTTCCATATCCCCTGCAATGGGGTCCACCTACTTTTGCAGCGGGTCATTCGTTTGCTATGATGTCTGCAGTTCTTGTATCGATGATTGAG TCAACTGGGGCATATAAGGCAGCATCGCGGTTGGCAATTGCAACTCCACCTCCCGCTTATGTACTGAGCCGGGGTATTGGCTGGCAG GGGATTGGGATTTTGCTGGATGGTCTTTTTGGAACCTGCACTGGTTCCACTGTATCTGT GGAAAATGTGGGACTTCTAGGACTGACTCGAGTTGGAAGTCGTAGAGTTGTTCAGATTTCTGCTGGCTTCATGATATTCTTCTCCATGTTAG GCAAATTTGGAGCAGTTTTTGCTTCTATACCGTTTCCTATTTTTGCTGCATTATATTGTGTTCTTTTCGGCCTTGTGG CATCAGTTGGGCTGTCATTTCTTCAGTTCACAAACATGAACTCCATGAGAAATCTTATCATTACGGGGCTCTCCCTCTTCCTTGGGATATCTGTTCCTCAATTTTTTAACGAATATTGGGGTCGTAATCGCCATGGTCTTGTCAATACCAATGCTGGATGG TTCAATGCATTCTTGAATACCATATTCTCATCACCAGCAACGATAGGATTGATCGTTGCAGTGTTTCTGGATAACACATTAGATGTGGAAAAGGCGAAGAAAGACAGAGGGATGCCATGGTGGGTAAAGTTCAGAACATTTAGAGGAGATAACCGAAACGAAGAGTTCTACACTCTGCCATTCAATCTCAACAGGTTCTTTCCACCAACATAG